One window from the genome of Cucumis melo cultivar AY chromosome 12, USDA_Cmelo_AY_1.0, whole genome shotgun sequence encodes:
- the LOC103484754 gene encoding receptor-like protein EIX2, protein MDKHYFITRYVSFVWLLCVILLSTTIVGAYTSNNCSDIEREALISFKQGLLDPSARLSSWVGHNCCQWHGITCNPISGKVIKIDLHNSLGSALSQFVEYGDLERPWIDLKYFLREFQKTCLTGKISHSLLELKYLYYLDLSFNDFEGASIPYFLGMLKSLRYLKLSSANFSGQIPIYLRNLTNLSYLDLSDERGFMLHVKNLQWLSGLSSLEYLNLGGVNLISVERNWMHTINGLSSLSELHLSNCGILSFDTSIAFLNLTSLRVLDLSSNLINSSIPLWLSNLTSLSTLDLNNNIFRGTIPHNFVKLKNLQVLELTGNSLSNDIGDHTPPIFSQNLCKLRFLHLAYNHYDFKLGTFLDSFSNCSRNRLESLDLVGNKIVGEIPNSLGTFKNLRFLNLSDNFLWGSLPNSIGNLSLLEHLHVSSNVLNGTIPSSFGQLSKLVYYEDYGNSWNTTITEVHLMNLTELKILQVWTKSIQTFVFNITYDWIPPFSLKILFLENCLIRSQFPIWLRTQTQLSEIVLSNVGIFGSLPNEWISKVSSQVIRLDLSYNLFNLKLSHIFTSHQKNDSGENDSIIPLRYPNLRHLDLRNNQLLGTIPLTINDPKPNLYRLDLSENNLHGTIPSSIKTMNHLEVLSMSHNQLSGKLFDDWSRLKSLLVVDLANNNLHGKIPTTIGLLTSLNKLMLNNNNLHGEIPNSLQNCSLLTSLDLSENIFLTGNLPSWLGVAVPKLQLLNLRSNRFSGTIPRQWCNLSAICVLDLSNNHLDGKLPNCLHNWKFFVQDYYRDGLRSYQTNSGAYYSYDENTRLVMKGMESEYNTILDSVLTIDLSRNKLTGEIPKEITNLVQLDTLNLSNNNFVGIIPENIGAMKKLETLDLSYNNLSGRIPASLASLNFLTHLNMSFNNLTGKIPMGNQLQTLEDPSIYEGNPSLCGPPLQIKCAGDESSNNVLVSTSEEEKEYGNENDLEMVGFYISMAIGFPVGINILFFTIFTNEARRIFYFGFVDDVNYKILQIIDFLIVGVRRMMRWR, encoded by the coding sequence ATGGATAAGCATTATTTCATAACTCGTTATGTCTCATTTGTATGGCTGCTTTGTGTAATATTGCTCTCAACTACCATCGTTGGTGCTTATACTTCAAATAATTGTAGCGATATTGAGAGGGAAGCCTTGATTTCCTTCAAACAAGGCTTGTTAGATCCTTCTGCTCGACTTTCTTCTTGGGTCGGCCATAATTGCTGTCAATGGCATGGCATAACTTGTAATCCCATTTCAGGAAAAGTCATTAAAATTGATCTACACAATTCATTGGGCTCTGCCCTTTCTCAATTTGTTGAGTATGGAGATCTAGAACGACCTTGGATAGATCTCAAGTATTTCTTACGAGAGTTCCAAAAGACTTGCTTGACAGGGAAAATAAGTCACTCTCTACTTGAGCTCAAATATTTGTACTATTTGGACTTGAGTTTCAATGATTTTGAAGGTGCTTCAATCCCATATTTCCTTGGGATGCTCAAAAGTTTAAGGTATCTCAAGCTTTCTTCTGCTAATTTTAGTGGACAGATTCCCATTTATCTTAGAAATTTGACTAATTTGAGTTATCTAGATCTTTCCGACGAACGAGGATTCATGTTACATGTTAAAAACTTGCAATGGCTCTCCGGTCTTTCTTCTCTTGAGTACCTTAATCTTGGAGGTGTGAATTTAATTAGTGTTGAAAGAAATTGGATGCATACAATCAATGGACTTTCTTCTTTATCAGAGCTGCACTTAAGTAATTGTGGTATTTTAAGTTTCGATACTTCAATTGCTTTTTTAAATCTCACTTCACTTAGAGTTCTTGATTTATCAAGTAATTTGATAAATTCTTCCATACCTTTATGGCTATCGAATTTGACTAGTCTTTCAACACTTGatttaaataacaatatttttcGAGGAACAATTCCTCATAATTTTGTGAAATTGAAAAATCTCCAAGTTCTTGAGTTGACTGGGAATAGTTTGAGTAATGATATTGGAGATCACACCCCTCCAATCTTTTCACAAAATCTTTGTAAGTTACGATTTTTGCACCTTGCATACAATCATTATGATTTTAAACTGGGAACTTTTTTGGATAGTTTCTCAAATTGTTCTCGCAATAGGTTGGAATCCTTGGATTTGGTAGGTAATAAAATTGTGGGAGAGATACCAAATTCACTAGGGACATTCAAGAATCTTCGATTCTTGAATCTTTCTGATAATTTTTTATGGGGTTCACTTCCAAATTCAATAGGTAATTTGTCATTATTGGAGCATCTACATGTTTCGAGTAATGTTTTGAATGGAACTATACCTTCGAGTTTTGGTCAACTTTCAAAATTGGTTTATTACGAAGACTATGGGAATTCATGGAATACAACTATAACAGAAGTTCACTTAATGAACTTGACAGAATTGAAAATCCTTCAAGTGTGGACGAAAAGTATACAAACTTTTGTTTTCAACATCACATACGATTGGATTCCTCCCTTTAGTCTCAAGATACTTTTTTTGGAAAATTGTCTCATTCGCTCTCAATTTCCAATTTGGCTTCGAACTCAAACTCAACTATCTGAGATTGTTCTCTCTAATGTTGGGATTTTTGGCTCTCTACCAAACGAGTGGATTTCTAAGGTATCTTCTCAAGTCATTAGGTTGGATTTGTCCTACAACTTATTCAATCTAAAGCTATCTCACATATTCACATCCCATCAGAAAAATGATAGCGGTGAAAATGATTCAATTATTCCCTTAAGATATCCTAATCTAAGACACTTAGATCTTCGAAATAATCAATTGTTGGGCACTATACCCTTAACCATCAATGATCCAAAACCCAATTTGTATAGATTAGATTTGTCAGAAAATAATCTCCATGGTACAATTCCATCATCCATTAAAACCATGAATCATCTTGAAGTACTTTCAATGTCACACAACCAACTTTCAGGGAAGCTCTTTGACGATTGGAGTAGACTCAAATCATTACTCGTTGTTGATTTAGCCAATAACAATCTTCACGGAAAAATCCCAACCACAATAGGTTTGTTGACATCCCTCAACAAATTGATGTTGAACAACAACAATCTCCATGGAGAAATTCCCAATTCTTTGCAGAATTGTTCACTCCTCACAAGCCTTGATCTTTCTGAAAATATATTCTTAACCGGAAACCTACCGTCATGGTTAGGAGTAGCTGTGCCAAAGCTACAATTGTTAAACCTACGGTCGAACCGTTTCAGTGGAACCATCCCAAGACAATGGTGCAATCTTTCTGCCATCTGTGTGCTAGATCTATCAAACAACCATCTTGATGGGAAGCTCCCAAATTGTTTGCATAACTGGAAATTTTTCGTGCAAGATTACTACAGAGATGGATTGAGATCTTATCAAACCAATAGTGGAGCCTATTACAGTTATGACGAAAATACAAGATTGGTTATGAAAGGAATGGAATCTGAATACAATACTATTCTTGACTCGGTTTTGACAATAGATCTTTCAAGGAATAAATTGACTGGTGAAATTCCAAAGGAGATTACAAACCTTGTCCAACTTGATACCTTAAACTTATCGAACAACAACTTTGTTGGTATCATACCAGAAAATATTGGAGCCATGAAGAAATTAGAGACATTGGATCTGTCATACAACAATCTGAGTGGCAGAATTCCTGCCAGTCTAGCTTCACTAAATTTCTTGACACATTTGAATATGTCATTCAACAATTTAACAGGAAAAATACCAATGGGTAATCAACTTCAGACGTTGGAAGATCCCTCCATCTATGAAGGGAATCCTTCTTTATGTGGACCTCCTCTTCAAATCAAGTGTGCAGGAGATGAAAGTTCAAACAATGTTCTTGTTTCAACaagtgaagaagaaaaagaatatggcAATGAAAATGACTTGGAAATGGTTGGCTTCTATATTAGTATGGCAATTGGTTTTCCAGTTGGaatcaacatattgttctttaCCATTTTCACAAACGAAGCAAGAAGAATATTCTACTTTGGTTTTGTGGATGATGTCAATTACAAAATACTCCAAATAATTGATTTTCTTATAGTTGGTGTGAGGAGAATGATGAGATGGAGATGA
- the LOC103484738 gene encoding peroxidase 7, with protein MKWGVLLVLILASATAVSWAEKDFEDDGEEYSSLEIPQLKEFSAFGDFLSYGFYQKSCPGVDGIIHRKVKQWFDKDNTIAASLLRLHFHDCVVRGCDASILLDYEGSERRAPASKTLRGFEVIDDIKAELEKKCPKTVSCADILTAAAREATVLIGGPYWMVPYGRRDGVDSIAKETELVPMGIEDITSLIELYQSLGLNVLDLVVLSGAHTIGRATCGVIQERLYNYSATGKPDPSLNPKYLNFLRRKCRWATDYVDLDATTPNKFDNAYYSNLPKKMGLLSSDSALYTDSRTSPIVKALAYQPSIFRHQFAVSMAKLGNVQVLTDLFEGEIRTKCSCRNSP; from the exons atGAAATGGGGGGTTCTTCTTGTTCTAATTCTGGCCTCCGCGACCGCGGTGTCGTGGGCCGAGAAAGATTTCGAGGATGACGGAGAAGAATACTCGAGCCTTGAGATTCCGCAGTTGAAGGAGTTTTCAGCTTTTGGGGACTTCCTTTCTTATGGGTTCTACCAGAAAAGTTGCCCCGGCGTTGACGGCATTATTCACCGTAAAGTCAAGCAGTGGTTCGATAAAGATAACACCATTGCCGCTAGCCTCTTGAGATTGCACTTTCATGACTGCGTCGTCAGG GGCTGCGATGCTTCTATTCTTCTGGATTACGAGGGAAGTGAGAGACGGGCTCCGGCGAGCAAGACACTTAGAGGTTTCGAAGTAATCGACGATATCAAAGCCGAGTTGGAGAAAAAGTGCCCGAAAACAGTTTCTTGCGCTGACATTTTAACCGCTGCCGCGAGAGAAGCGACTGTCCTCATCGGAGGGCCATATTGGATGGTACCATATGGAAGAAGAGATGGAGTTGATTCCATTGCCAAAGAAACAGAATTAGTGCCAATGGGTATTGAAGACATCACTTCTCTCATTGAATTATACCAATCTCTTGGCTTGAATGTCCTAGATTTGGTCGTTCTTTCAG GGGCGCACACAATCGGAAGGGCAACATGTGGAGTGATACAAGAAAGACTTTACAATTACAGCGCAACTGGAAAACCCGACCCATCCTTGAACCCAAAATACTTAAACTTCTTGAGAAGAAAATGCCGATGGGCCACCGACTACGTGGACCTTGACGCTACAACTCCCAACAAATTCGACAACGCCTACTACTCTAATCTCCCAAAAAAGATGGGTCTTTTGTCCTCTGATTCGGCTCTCTACACCGATTCAAGAACTTCCCCTATTGTTAAAGCCTTGGCCTATCAGCCCTCCATTTTCCGCCACCAATTTGCTGTGTCCATGGCTAAGCTTGGGAACGTTCAAGTTCTTACTGACCTTTTCGAAGGCGAGATTAGAACCAAATGCAGTTGTAGGAATTCTCCTTGA
- the LOC103484735 gene encoding uncharacterized protein LOC103484735 gives MAPALPTSDNFNNSRSISGKLEFIVSTYSPDNAECADQKEKQISVDPISLRESSAREDIIVDPLTAPDVADLHLPPPLPPTQFKFLSYSLPNSANSSPKFMKKKGKFENQASLLKVSNSTKLNSSVQDIQSTTPQEDTQFRRSKSCGEGRASAPADDLDLWLNKAKFPETKSYDDGFSKTESNKNLEAPDEGFNCGALCLFLPGFGKGKSVKSMRKEEETTEMEKVRISKTEIGSVISRTVSLEKFECGSWASSVLPNETGEDEAGSSLFYDLPLELMRNSVDANAPVNAAFVFDKDHKGVMKNNSSTKLVQKSHESSSHRARFSASSPSSGPSSPASCITPRLRKAREEFNAFLEAQSSA, from the coding sequence ATGGCACCTGCATTGCCAACGTCCGACAACTTCAACAATTCCAGGTCCATCTCCGGAAAGCTCGAGTTCATCGTTTCAACCTATTCTCCCGATAATGCCGAATGCGCAGATCAGAAGGAAAAACAGATATCAGTAGATCCAATATCATTGAGAGAATCATCAGCTAGAGAGGACATAATCGTGGATCCTCTCACGGCTCCTGACGTCGCTGATCTTCATCTCCCGCCGCCACTCCCTCCGACCCAGTTCAAGTTCTTAAGCTACAGCCTACCAAATTCTGCCAATTCCTCTCCCAAATtcatgaaaaagaaaggaaaattcGAAAATCAAGCGTCATTACTTAAAGTCTCCAATTCCACAAAACTCAATTCTTCGGTTCAAGATATACAGAGTACTACTCCGCAAGAAGATACTCAATTTCGAAGGAGCAAATCGTGTGGCGAAGGCAGAGCAAGTGCTCCAGCTGACGATTTGGATTTGTGGTTAAATAAAGCAAAGTTTCCCGAAACGAAAAGCTACGACGACGGTTTCTCAAAGACTGAATCGAACAAGAATTTAGAGGCTCCGGATGAAGGATTTAACTGCGGAGCACTCTGTTTGTTCTTACCGGGATTCGGCAAAGGGAAATCGGTTAAGTCaatgagaaaggaagaagaaacaaCAGAGATGGAAAAAGTGAGAATATCGAAGACTGAGATTGGAAGTGTGATATCGAGGACGGTTTCTTTGGAGAAATTCGAATGTGGATCATGGGCTTCTTCTGTTTTGCCAAACGAAACCGGCGAAGACGAAGCGGGTAGCAGCCTTTTCTATGATCTTCCATTAGAGTTAATGAGAAATAGTGTGGATGCGAATGCACCAGTCAATGCAGCTTTCGTTTTTGATAAAGATCATAAGGGAGTAATGAAGAACAACTCGTCGACAAAATTAGTTCAAAAATCGCACGAATCTTCTTCTCATCGTGCTCGATTTTCAGCATCGTCTCCTTCCTCAGGACCATCATCACCAGCTTCTTGCATTACTCCTAGATTGCGAAAGGCAAGAGAGGAGTTTAATGCCTTCCTAGAAGCCCAAAGTAGTGcttaa